A part of Acropora palmata chromosome 8, jaAcrPala1.3, whole genome shotgun sequence genomic DNA contains:
- the LOC141890166 gene encoding calcineurin B homologous protein 1-like produces the protein MGLKSSTLLQEEDIEELQNETGFSPNQIRRLYCRFSSLDKATKGTLSREDFICIPELAINPIGERIIDAFFMNEDSQERGEQTCNFRQFVKTLAHFRPLDESTENPLNTREKKLHFAFKIYDLDNDGKISKEDLMQVLHMMVGLNISDEQLGGIADRAIRDADADKDGVISFDELKRVLENVDMNAKMSIRFLA, from the exons ATGGGGTTGAAATCGTCCACACTTTTACAGGAAGAAGATATtgaagaacttcaaaatgaaactggTT TCTCTCCAAATCAGATTAGAAGACTTTATTGTCGATTTTCAAGTCTCGACAAAGCAACCAAAGGAACATTGAG CCGAGAAGATTTTATCTGTATACCTGAATTGGCCATCAATCCAATCGGGGAAAGAATCATAGATGCTTTCTTCATGAATGAAGACAGTCA GGAAAGAGGAGAGCAAACTTGCAACTTTCGCCAATTTGTTAAAACCTTAGCTCATTTCAGACCATTGGATGAATCAACAGAAAATCCGCTAAACACGAGGGAGAAAAAGTTGCACT TTGcctttaagatctacgacttGGACAATGATGGGAAGATATCGAAAGAAGACTTGATGCAG GTACTCCACATGATGGTTGGACTGAATATAAGTGATGAACAACTTGGTGGAATAGCTGATCGAGCAATAAGAGATGCTGATGCAGACAAAGATGGTGTTATTTCATTTGATGAACTGAAAAGA gTGCTGGAAAATGTGGACATGAATGCAAAAATGAGCATTAGATTTCTGGCTTGA